Part of the Thermotoga sp. genome, TCTGATCAAGAGGATGAGCCCTTCTTTTGTCATCTTAAAATCTATCATCGCTCTCACCTCTCTTTAGATTCTATCACGTTTAAAATATTAATCGGAGGTGTTGAAACGTGAAGCTGGTCACATTCCAAACTTCGTACAGGCCCATTGTTGAAGAAAGCAAAACCGTGCGTGTTTACGTCTTTGAGCCGAAAGTAGTTAGCCACAATCTGATCTTCATCCACGGTATCGGGAACGGAAACATCCCCTACCTTCTCTGGTTCGGAGAGAAATTCAGAGAGTACAACATAAAGACATGGTTCCTCATTCTCCCCTATCACGAAAAACGTGCCCCTGAGAGCTGGTCAGGTGGTGAACCTTTCTACCATCCGTCACCGGCCTACTGTGTTAAAAGGTTCGATGAGGCAGTCCAGGATGTGATCGATCTGGTGGACTTCATAGAGAAGGAAAGCGACAAACCCATATCACTGATGGGTTTCAGTTTCGGTGGTATGATAACAACCATCGCCCTTGCGCGAGAAAAACGTATCGGAAAGGGTATCATCTGTTGTTCAGGTGGGGATTGGCGGTGGATAAACTGGTACTCCCCATACACAAAAAAGCTGAGGGATCTCTACAGAGAAAGAGGAAACGAATTCAGATGCAGATCGGAGAAAGATTGCATCAGGAACAGAGGAAACACCCTGGAGGTGATAAAAACCTTTGAATCCATCGAGGATATCAGAAGGAAATCTCCTGTTTCCTGCTATTTTTATGACCCTGCTTCTTACGCTCCCTTCGTCGAGCAAAAGGTTCTTTTCTTCTGGGCGCTGTTCGA contains:
- a CDS encoding alpha/beta fold hydrolase; its protein translation is MKLVTFQTSYRPIVEESKTVRVYVFEPKVVSHNLIFIHGIGNGNIPYLLWFGEKFREYNIKTWFLILPYHEKRAPESWSGGEPFYHPSPAYCVKRFDEAVQDVIDLVDFIEKESDKPISLMGFSFGGMITTIALAREKRIGKGIICCSGGDWRWINWYSPYTKKLRDLYRERGNEFRCRSEKDCIRNRGNTLEVIKTFESIEDIRRKSPVSCYFYDPASYAPFVEQKVLFFWALFDRVIPYRSYATLHRLLRNKKTVFLPVGHKGSYFFRRYIARKVARFLKDDE